Proteins from a single region of Antechinus flavipes isolate AdamAnt ecotype Samford, QLD, Australia chromosome 2, AdamAnt_v2, whole genome shotgun sequence:
- the BAG4 gene encoding BAG family molecular chaperone regulator 4 — protein sequence MSTLRRSGYGPSDGPGYSRYYGAGPGPGPNIGDVPPSGPPASSRPEPPPPPPPGPWRMRGGGPAEAVWPGEGSGACGACGGGGGYYAGGAAWADPCRAGGHQEQSPYPSYGSSYWNSAAPTRTPYPSTYPGRQDLQGQGMDSYTNGAYGPPYPTGPGATASSYSGTYYSSGHPPAPYPTDVPSTYHSPGNSPTPVSRWTYPQQDCQTEGPPLRGHVPGYPMSQSPGMAHPHYSYGDGNPNVPPPAPPPLRTQEQVWTSSGVYGMTTRYSWPSSAPPSAQSGNYFMSGSTSSWSSSASSQPPPSPPPPPPPPPTQDSKDPSYPHSQPEQGVSRNNFSSDVHQYESSSETMNNSSPDLFSSKVQYSAQPQMYGNSARRIPNSQDLAYKMPDDHSSSDEGQPPGIKKITQVLEKVQYLEQEVDKFVGKKTDKTYWLLEEMLTKELLELDSVETGGQDTIRQARKEAVYKIQAILEKLEEEAL from the exons ATGTCTACCCTGAGGAGATCGGGATATGGCCCCAGCGATGGCCCGGGGTACAGCCGCTATTACGGAGCTGGGCCCGGACCCGGACCCAACATTGGAGACGTGCCGCCGTCTGGGCCTCCCGCCTCATCGCGGCCCGAGCCGCCTCCCCCTCCGCCTCCTGGGCCCTGGAGGATGCGCGGAGGCGGCCCGGCGGAGGCTGTGTGGCCCGGAGAAGGCAGCGGCGCTTGCGGTGCCTGCGGAGGTGGCGGGGGCTACTACGCCGGTGGAGCCGCTTGGGCAGACCCGTGCCGGGCTGGAGGCCATCAG gagCAGTCACCTTATCCTAGCTATGGATCCAGCTACTGGAATTCTGCTGCCCCAACCAGGACTCCATACCCTAGCACATATCCTGGAAGACAGGATTTGCAAGGCCAG gGAATGGATTCATACACAAATGGAGCTTATGGTCCGCCATACCCCACAGGCCCTGGCGCAACTGCATCCTCATATTCTGGGACTTACTATTCTTCTGGACATCCTCCAGCTCCTTATCCTACGGATGTTCCAAGCACTTACCATTCCCCTGGCAACAGCCCAACCCCTGTTTCTCGTTGGACTTATCCCCAGCAAGACTGTCAGACCGAAGGACCTCCTCTGAGGGGGCATGTTCCAGGATATCCTATGTCACAG AGTCCAGGAATGGCCCATCCCCATTACTCATATGGGGATGGCAATCCTAATGTCCCGCCACCAGCACCACCACCCCTCCGAACGCAAGAGCAAGTATGGACCTCCTCTGGGGTTTATGGAATGACAACACGCTACTCTTGGCCTTCTTCAGCTCCACCCTCAGCACAATCTGGGAATTATTTTATGTCAGGATCCACTTCGTCATGGTCCAGCAGTGCATCTTCTCAGCCACCTCCTTCACCCCCACCACCTCCACCGCCCCCTCCCACCCAGGATTCCAAG GATCCCTCATACCCTCACAGCCAGCCAGAGCAAGGAGTGAGTCGGAACAACTTTTCCAGCGATGTCCATCAGTACGAATCCTCCTCGGAAACTATGAACAACAGTAGTCCGGACCTTTTCAGTTCCAAAGTTCAGTATAGTGCCCAACCCCAGATGTACGGTAACTCAGCCAGGAGAATTCCCAACAGTCAAGATCTGGCTTACAAAATGCCTGATGATCATTCATCTTCAGACGAAGGTCAACCACCAGGtattaaaaaaatcacacaagTGCTAGAGAAAGTCCAATATCTTGAACAAGAAGTAGACAAGTTTGTAGGGAAAAAGACAGACAAGACATACTGGCTTCTAGAAGAAATGCTAACCAAGGAGCTTTTGGAACTGGATTCAGTTGAAACTGGTGGCCAGGACACTATTCGACAGGCAAGAAAAGAGGCTGTTTACAAGATCCAGGCCATACTGGAAAAACTGGAAGAAGAAGCATTATGA